ttaataATAAAATtaattccacccatgaggccaaagagagcgcttttggtcattgactgcaggaaagggctactaaCAGTATTGTCTCGTCCTCCTTTAGCCGAACTGCAGAAGTTGAACACTTTATTGATTGTCTGATTCCCTCTGTCACAGCCAATCTCCTGTGTCCCTCCCACTAACTGTCTTCAGCTCATAACTACAAAAATGCCAACATTAATCCAATCATTCACACTCTATAGTGGATGTAGTTGGTTGGCTCTTCTTAAGCAGAGTATGCAGATCTACAAAGTGGTCCATTTGTTTGGAACTTGTGCTTCTCTAGAGCTAAGTAAGAAATCTAACACAGCGTTGTAGTGGAGGACAAAAGGAGAAGTGCCCTTCCACCAATCCATGCAAAAAGATGaacaaagcagagagaggaggagaagtgaACATTAGTTCCTGTTTCAGAGGAATGGATGGTAGAGGAAGAAGGGATGGCAGTACAGAAGCGAGCAGTGACAGGTTATAACGATGTAACAGAGGACAGCGATTAGTGTTGTCACGGCTACCTGTGCAGTAGGTAGGTAACGCCAGAAGGACTGGTTCTCTTCCTCAGGTGTTGGAGAAGCATGCTTATGGTAATCATATTGTAATGGTTGACATACATAACTGATATCTTCTGTATATTTCCCCATGCAGGTAAATGATGGATACAGACATTCTAGGTTTCAGACCAGACAGGAGGAGTCCTCATAGGGAAGACCTGAGACCTGTCTCTCACCACAGTCTTTATCTGAGCCCACCCCCACTCTACCTGAACCCGACCAAACTCTCCCTCTTCCCGACCAGAGAGGCCTACAGCCCCCTGACTCACCATCGGCCACGGGGCTCTGAGGGCATGCATTACACCCAGAGGGAAGGTTCCCAAAAACGCAAAAGAAGGCCACAAAAAATGGAGGGTTCCGAATCCCctacaggagacatggaggaggtggAGCGTCGAGGCAACACCAAGACTGTTGATCTCAACCACCTTCCGTTCTCCCTACCTCCTCgcccatgtctccctccctctcccatgcCCATTCAAGGTATGATCGACCTGAGCCGGCTCCAGCTGCACCACAGGGCTATGTCCAGATATGAGACAACTATGGGCCTCCCATTGCAGGTGAAACAGGAACCACTCAGCCCCTCACCTTTgtggcctccctctcctctcctccatcaccaccctcctcccctattcttcccccctctccaccccagcctcctccccttccccttctTCATGCCTGGGCCCATCATGCACCTCTCTCCTGGAGCCTTCTACCCCGGAGAGGCACCACGACCTAGTCGGCGCAGCCCAGACAGAGGGCCCCGAGGTGGGATGACCAGCGCTGAGAAGCTGGGTCTCAACATCCACATCGACGACAGCTACCACGTAGATGTAGGAGGAAACCAGAAGCGTTGGAAGTGCCGTACGTGTGAGAAGTcatacacatccaagtataacctggtcacacacatcCTGGGCCACAGTGGGATCAAGCCTCACAGCTGCCATCTGTGTGGGAATCGGTTCAAGCAGCTGAGCCACCTGCACACTCACCTGCTCACCCACCAGGGCACACGGCCACACAAGTGCCAGGTGTGCCACAAGGCCTTCACCCAGACCAGTCACCTGAAGAGACATATGATGCAGCATAGTGACGTGAAGCCGTACAGGTCAGTAATGGCACCATCTTAGTCTAGATTAGAGTTACTGGAATTAATAGACTACAGTTACTCTTTATTTAGTCTAGCTGAGAATTAAGAAAATTAGTTCAACAAGGACCTTACATTACATGCCTAGTCTGTGACTCAAACGCAGACCAAGGATAGAACAAACTTAGACCTGTCCATAAATTGTCATCAGTatgggagagtggggtaaattgACCCCACATTGAAATTTTTTTCCTTCAATTTTTtcattcagcatcactccatcaagggaaatatagtattctttctaacaaaagTATCTACATAGACTCAGTTTtctcagtttattaggtacatcaCCCAGTTCACGAAAATGGCTCattcctacagacagtgagtcacgtggccatggcttgctatataaagcagttagacaggcatcgaggcattcagttactgttcaattGAATGTTAGAAGGGgcaaaagagagacctaagaggaTTTGAGGTATGATCATCGGTACCAGGCGTAATGGATCCAGTATCTCAAAAAATGTCCACCCTCATGGGACTTTTCACGCgcaacagtgtctagggtttaccgagaatggtgtgACAAACATAAAACATCCAGTTAGCGGCAcacctgtgggcgaaaacagcttgttgatgagaggtcgaaggagaatggcaagaatcgtgcaagctaacaggcggccCACAAACAGGCAAGTaatggcgcagtacaacagtggtgtgcagaacggcatctcggaacgtaCAATTAGTCGGctcttgtcacggatgggctattgcagcagacgaccacactgggttcaactcctatcagctaaaaacaagaagaagtggctccagtgggcacgcaatcaccaacactggacaattgagaagTGGAAAAACCTTGCTTGGTCTGACGAATCCCGGTTTCTGTTGCATCACGCTGATGGAAGATTCAGGATTTGGcttaagcagcatgagtccatgtccccatcctgcctggtgccaatggtacaggctggtggtggtgtaatggtgtggggaatttTTTCCTAGCACACATTAGGTCCTATAATATGAATTGAGTAATGtttccatgccctgaagaattcaggctgttctggaggcaaaggggggtccaacCCGGTGCTAGATAGGGTGTACCTAGTAAACTGTCCACTGAGCGAGGTTCTACctcgaaccaaaaagggttctcctacgggcacagccgaagaaccattttggaacccttttttctacaCGTGTAGAGACCACAACTGATGTATAGAGCAATCttacaattatttattttggtttagatacaagcttCATGAAATCTCTAACAcaataaatctttttttttttttttttttttacttaactgcttatcactttttccatgtggtttcttctttcacagactccatgaccccttcctaaatatttggtcaaattattaaTTTTGTTGTTTctactcctctcctatcctaccctctcttctctaGTTGTGGGGTGTGTGGGAGGGGTTTTGCCTACCCTAGTGAGCTGCGGGCCCATGAGCTGAAGCATGAGAAAGGCCAGGAGAacgtgtgtgtggagtgtggttTGGACTTCCCCACTCTGGCCCAGCTCAAGAGACACCTGATGGCCCACAGAGGTCCCACCCTTTACAGGTAGCTGTATGCCCAGAAACACCCGATGGGCTGCACATTACCTTGTGTCTGTTGCCCCTATTTCTGCTTGTAGATATTTTACATTACCACCACTGGAAGATTTGTGGGTTTGacagtaaaaaaacaacaacaagcagGTTATCAGGAAACTGTTACGTTTTGGCTAAATCCAGGCCACATCAGAGTGTGAGTTTTCTGTATAGAATTATAGTTCTATCTCAATTCTAATTCTCATTCTATTTCAATAGTTGTCTTTCCAGGTGTATAGCAAGTGTCTGTTTTCTGTCCAGGTGTAGTGAGTGCCAGAAGAGCTTCCAGTACCCCAGCCAGCTGCAGAACCACATGATGAAGCACAAAGACATCCGGCCATACATCTGCAGCGAGTGTGGCATGGAGTTTATACAGTCCCATCACCTCAaacagcacacactcacacataaggtaAGACTGGGTGGGGTTTTCATACTGTCCGCGTACTGCTGCCCACTAATGTCAACATGTGTGTTTAGAGGGACGTGTCTTTACACGGCtacgttgtgttgtgttgtggagaTGAAGTGTCTGTGGGTCAAAGGGCTGTTAAGGCTTTATCTGTTGACAGCATCAGCTGGCTGGTGCCATGACACGTAGCCTGCATCAAGGGCCTTTACATTTGTTGACATGAAATGGTTTTGTAATGGGATATACGTACATGACAGTATGATGACTTTCATACTACAAATTTCACACCATTGTTTCTGCTTCAAACTGTCTTTTAGTACTACATGGTGAAGCCAGGACAAAGAGCAGCTCTCCTCAAAAACCTTGAGCCCAGCAAACAGACAAATGAGACTTTAGAAAGAGATGTGAGTGCATGCTACAGTAACCGTAGCTACAAGTACAGTCATGTAATATTGTGAGAATCCTATTATTCTGCCTTTTTCAGACGATACAAGGCATCCACTCTCTTTTTGTCATGCTAACATGTCTGTCTTGTCGTTCTTGTCCCTGACGGCCTTGCTTGTCAACATGTAAGACAATTTTCCACTCTGATGGTTATTTAGACAAACAACAATTAACGAAaacattatatctctctctctctctctctcgctcagggGGTGAAGGAGCACAAGTGTCGTATCTGTGGTCGGGAGTTCACCCTCTTGGCAAACATGAAGCGCCACGTCTTGATCCATACTAACATCAGGTCTTACCAGTGTCACCTCTGCTTCAAGAGCTTTGTCCAGAAACAGACCCTCAAGGCCCACATGATCGTCCACTCTGACATTAAACCCTACAAATGCAAGGTGAGTGTTCTTATGGTACAATATGTTGAGGAGAGTGCTAGAGACAGTTTCATTTATGACATTTCAAAATCAACTACAACAACTCCTTTTATTAAAGCCAGGGTAtctttcctccgacacattggtgcggctggcttccgggttgagggagcagtgtgtcaagaagcagtgtggcttggcggggcatgtatcggaggacacatggctctcgaacatcgcctctcccgagtccgcatGGGAGtggcagcgatgggacaagactgtaactaccaattggatatcaccaaattggggggaaaaataacaaataaaacaaacaatAGTTTTATTACTATGATATAAAGTCTAGAGAAGCCAATAGACACTCTGAAGCAGCTCAACACTGTTTCTGAGTGTCTGTATGACCTTGTTCACTAATTAAAGAGTTGAGACGATGAGGAGAatgtagacagagagaagatTTGGCAGTGAGATCCCTCCTCTTCCATAGGAAGGATATCGCTGCACAAACTGCCTCTCTAACAATGGCCCCCAGCCTCCCCGGAGATCAGGCCCCGCAAATAGATTTCATCTCGCTTTCTCTGCTGCTAGAGGGAACACTTCCTGTTTTCTCACGGTCCTCTTGGACAGTttacagtccctctctcctcctgaagGAAACCCTAATCAAAAAGAatacagaggaaggacagagcagGAGTTGCCCTTCCCATCCCTCCTCTTCtggccctttctctctgtctgtctgtctgtctgtctgtctgtctgtctgtctgtatgtctgtctgtctgtctgtctgtctgtctgtctgtctgtctgtctgtctgtctgtctgtctgtctgtctgtctgtctgtctgtctgtctgtctgtctgtctgtctgtctgtctgtctgtctgtctgtctgtctgtctgtctgcacacatACGTTCACGATTGCGTCCAGCTCCTATTACAGCTCTGAATGAGGATTCGTCATCTAACATATCAGTTGTTTGATAGAGAAGAAAGTTTGATAAGTGGACACAGTTCTAGACTTGCCGTTGTTTTTCTGCCCTTGAATGGTGTTTACTATACCAGGAAGTGCTATGATGTGGTTTGAGGAATAATGGAATTCCCAAATTGTAATCAAGGAATGTGTACACAAACTATTTCAATAGTTGGTATTCAATGCATTTGTTTGAGGAAAAATTACAATAATTCTTTGCCAAAATGCTGGTTTGGGTTTATCAGCTGATTGTCTGTTGCTTCCAAGCACATGCCCTGCTTTCCTAGGAGCCTGATGAAGTCTTTTAATGCTGAAAATAAATCTGTTCCACATTCTGTTTGTTCTTCAATTCATGTGCCTTATTGGTTCGTCCGTGAGCACATATCTGActattttatttttgttcttCCTTGTTTTCAGCTGTGTGGGAAGGAGTTCAACAGAATGCATAACCTGATGGGCCATATGCACCTGCACTCTGACAGCAGGCCCTTCAAGTGCCGCTACTGCCCCAGCAAGTTCACTCTGAAGGGGAACCTCACCCGCCATATGAAGGTCAAACACGGGATCATGGACATGGGCCTGAATGCAAGAGGTAAGTACTCCAGGCTATGGATAAATGCATTA
This window of the Oncorhynchus tshawytscha isolate Ot180627B linkage group LG12, Otsh_v2.0, whole genome shotgun sequence genome carries:
- the LOC112262607 gene encoding zinc finger protein 366 is translated as MMDTDILGFRPDRRSPHREDLRPVSHHSLYLSPPPLYLNPTKLSLFPTREAYSPLTHHRPRGSEGMHYTQREGSQKRKRRPQKMEGSESPTGDMEEVERRGNTKTVDLNHLPFSLPPRPCLPPSPMPIQGMIDLSRLQLHHRAMSRYETTMGLPLQVKQEPLSPSPLWPPSPLLHHHPPPLFFPPLHPSLLPFPFFMPGPIMHLSPGAFYPGEAPRPSRRSPDRGPRGGMTSAEKLGLNIHIDDSYHVDVGGNQKRWKCRTCEKSYTSKYNLVTHILGHSGIKPHSCHLCGNRFKQLSHLHTHLLTHQGTRPHKCQVCHKAFTQTSHLKRHMMQHSDVKPYSCGVCGRGFAYPSELRAHELKHEKGQENVCVECGLDFPTLAQLKRHLMAHRGPTLYRCSECQKSFQYPSQLQNHMMKHKDIRPYICSECGMEFIQSHHLKQHTLTHKYYMVKPGQRAALLKNLEPSKQTNETLERDGVKEHKCRICGREFTLLANMKRHVLIHTNIRSYQCHLCFKSFVQKQTLKAHMIVHSDIKPYKCKLCGKEFNRMHNLMGHMHLHSDSRPFKCRYCPSKFTLKGNLTRHMKVKHGIMDMGLNARVFRRRGRFCLSAPLGLRARSRQEEPFDLSQKPRPPRPSLRLSQSDGESVPGSSCQEEDEEDSLYRRSQYSPEVYQHHTGGQGYRSETDRQVYGQDMETVGQGYRSETDRQVYGQDMKTRGQVYPPRAGEEVYQPVSEPGDAEEKVYQHVTGRQVYDSDSELGGQLYEQEAGGHHIGANVRYPGSGNTGKHVYHSESELDDQLYKPDPDQLEIGDQVYHSDAGEEMMDTPEPCERDYHSDPGVYYQKA